The nucleotide window ACCATCCGAGGTCCCGCCCCGAAACCTCGTTGGCGACGGCGAAGAAATCACGGGGGCGGGGATGCTTAAAGCGGTAGCGTTCGAAAAACGTAGACAGGATTCGCTGGAGCGTCTTCCAGCCGAGATAGCGTTCTAGCGTGGAGAGCCAAAGGGCGGTCTTGCCGTACGACAAACGGGCACCGGTCTTTGGAAAATACTGGAATGTCGGCCGGCTCTGCGCATCCGAGATCGCTGCGGAGCGGTAGCCTGGCAGTCCGTTCGCATGCACCATGCGGCTCAGGCGGATCTCCGGGAAAAGCAGGGGAAAGAAGCCGCCGCGGCGTGTCTTGGCCGGATTGAAGTAGCGCTTTACGTAGGCGCGCCTGCCGAACGCCACATCCATCACGCGCCCCGCAGAAAACGTGTTTATGCCCTCATCGATCCAGGCGTGCTCGAACTCGTTGTTTCCCACCAGCCCGTACCAGAACTGGTGGCCTGCTTCGTGCACCGTGACCCCTTCTGGCCTGCCGCCGCCCGGGGGGTTGAAGAGCCGCGTTCCCGCGGTGAACAGCGTCGGATACTCCATACCACCGGCACCAGCCCCGTAAGCCGGATCGATGATGGTCAGGTGACCGTACGGGTACGGCCCGTACCAGGTGCCGTAGAGCTTGAGCGTGGCCTTGGTGGCTGCGAGGTGTCTGGCGGCCTGAGCAAGGTGCTCCGGTTGCAGGAACAGCGATAGCTCCACCGGGGGCAAGCCCGGTTCGCTGAAGGTATCTTGTTTCGTTACGTAGTCAGGACTTGCAGTCCACGCGAAACCGTGCACGTCCGCTTGCTGGAAGCGATGCGTGACCATGCCGTCGCTCACCGGCGTCTTCGAGCGCCGGCGACCGGTTGCGGCGACCTTGAAGCGCTCCGGCAGCGTGATGCGAACATCGTAGTTACCGTAGTCGGAGAAGAACTCGGTCCCCGCATGATACTGATGGCAGTTCCATCCCTCGGGCTCGAACACGCCGAGCTTTGGAAACCAGTGGGCAATGAAGAAGAAGTCTCCCCGGAAACCGGTGCGAGCGAACGTACGAGGGATCTTCGCCCGCCAGGTCATCTCGAGTTGTACGCTTTGCCCGGGCTGCACCGGCGCGGGCAAGCTGAAGACCAGCACCGTGCGGTCGTTCGGGTTTCCGTCGTCGGGCGCGGCATAGCGTCGGCCGGCCATCAGGTCGGTCCGGACATGCTCCTGGACGAGCTGTGCGCTTTGCACCAGCAGATAGCTCCAGGCGTCCTTGCCCGGGATCTTGTGCTTGCCGTACTCGCTGCGTCCACGGATCTGATCCTCGCGCAACCACGTGCTCTCGCTGTTGCGCCAAGCGTTCCAATACAGGTGCAACCACAGCTCGTCGGTGGCCTTGTGCTGGGTATTGCGCCAGGTGACCGTCTGCTTGCCGGTGAGGATCTTGGCTCCAGGGTCGAGGGTGACCTCTATCGCGTAGTTCGCATTGCGCGGCGACAGCGCCCTGCCCTCGCCGGCTACGTCCTGGGCAGCCACCGTGCTGGAGGTAGCGCCAGCGGCCAGCGCGGCCAGTGCGATCCTGGCGAGCTTCCCCGGCGCCACCTGTCGCCCGACACGTCGCATAGGCTCAGTCCGCAGCCACCTCGAAGCGACCGTTCGCATCGGCAATGCCGCGATACATGCGCCCCGTACTGAAGACTGCAGCCGCCTCGCCGGTATGACTGACGCCGATGATTCCGCCGCTAGCCTCAGGCAGGCGCTTGAAGATCACCTCGCTGGCGGCATCGCGAAGCGACAACCCCCGATACGCTATCAGGGCCGACACTTCGTGGGCCACGCTGTGGCGAATGAACTCCTCACCATGGCCCGTCGCGGAGATCGCGCAGGTGGCGTTGTTCGCATAGGTGCCGGCCCCGATGATAGGCGAATCTCCGATGCGCCCGAACTTCTTGCCCGTCATGCCCCCCGTCGAGGTGGCAGCCGCAAGGTTGCCGTGCCGATCCAGTGCCGCTGCTCCCACGGTGCCGTGCTCGGAAGCCAGGTGCAGCTCGAGCTGCTCGCGCCGGCGCGGGCTGTCGAAGTAGTCCTGTGCAACGAGCTCGAGCCCCTGCTCGGCCGCGAACCGATCGGCCCCTGCGCCGCCAAGCAGCACATGCGGAGTCCTTTCCATCACCATGCGCGCCGCGGTGATGGGGTTCTTGACGGTCCGCACACCCGCCACCGCCCCGCAGCCAAGCGTCTTGCCCTCCATGATCGAGGCGTCGAGCTCGTGCTGGGCGTCGCGGTTGTACACTGCGCCCTTGCCCGCGTTGAACTCGGGACGATCCTCCATGTAGCGTACCGCCTTTTCGACCGCATCGAGGCTCGTACCGCCAGCTGCCAGGTGCTGCTGACCGATGCGCAGGGCAGCCCGCACCTGCTCGAGGTAGCGCTGCAGCCGCTCGTGGTCCGGTACGGCCGGCCTGGACCCGGCGCCGCCATGAACGACGATGACCCATGCTGGACGCGGACCCGGGGCCTGCTGGGGCCCGCTAGGGTCCGGCTCGCTATAGTGTGGCTGCGCGCTACCATGCGGCTGCGCGCTACCATGCGGCTGCCCGGAATGCGGCGAGGCTTGCAGCCGGCCGCGAGAAGGCTCCGCGGCGGCCGGCGCGCGGGTCCCGGAGCAACCCATGATGAAAAGCAGCGCTGCAGCGGTTCTTATCATGCTGGACCTCGCCTCCCCTACCTCGTTCCGCACCGAATCACCAGCCCTCACCAGCCCTCGGCGCACCGGCGGGGTGCCTGCGGGCGCATCACCGGGGTATGGCCGTGGGCCGGGCCGCGTGTGAGTCGCTGCACGCCGTGATTTTTCCCGGACGGCGGCAGGTCGGGTAGGCTTGAGACGGCCGTGAGCGAGCTCATCATCTTAAGGGACCTCGCTGTCATTTTCGGTGTGGGCGTGTGCGTGGTGGTACTGCTGCGCAAACTGGGGGTCCCAACCATCGCGGGCTTCATCGTAGCGGGTGTGCTGGTGGGCCCCCACACGCTCGGGCTGGTGGACGATGTCCACAAGGTAGAGGTTCTCGCCGAGGTCGGTGTCGCCCTGCTGCTCTTTGGCATCGGCCTGGAGATCGACCTGGCGCGGCTGCGGCAGCTGTGGCACCCGGTCATCCTCGGGGGCGCGCTGCAGATGAGCCTGTCCGTGAGCGCAGCCACGGTGATCGCCGTGCGCTACGGGCTTGCCGTCAACAGCGCGATCTTCGCGGGCTGCCTGATCGGCGTCTCGAGCACGGCCATCGTGCTCCGAGGTCTGGAAGCGCGCGGGGAGGCCGACGCACCCCACGGCCGCTTCACCCTGGGAATCCTGGTGTTTCAGGACCTGAGCGTCGTGCCGATGATGCTGGCCATCCCGCTGCTGGCAGGCGCGGAGTCCCCGGCGGGAACGATCCTGATGGCCCTGCTCAAGACGGTCGGCGTGCTGTGCGGCGTGTTGATCTCGGCCTGGTTCTTGGTGCCGCGCCTGCTTCACTGGATCGCCAATACGCGCCAGCGCGAGCTTTTCGTGCTGATGGTCTTCCTCGTTTCGATGGGCACGGCCTGGGTCGCCTCGGAGGCAGGCGTGTCCTTATCGCTCGGGGCGTTTCTCGCCGGCCTCGTGGTCGCCGGATCCGAGTACCGCCACCAGGCCATGGCCGACCTCATCCCGTTTCGCGAAGTGCTCACGAGCTTGTTCTTCGTGTCGATCGGGATGCTCTTCGACCCCGGCACCCTGTGGGAGCGTCCCGCAACGGTGCTGGGCCTGCTCTCGGCCATCGTCGCCGGAAAGTTCGTGGTCGTCTTCTTGACGGGAACGCTCATGCGCCTGGCGGTCCAGGTGAACGTGCTCGCCGGGCTCGCATTGTGCCAGGTGGGTGAGTTCTCCCTTGTCTTGCTGCACGCGGCCGAGGGCACCGGTCTGTTGGACGGCTCTCTGGCGGCGAACCTGCTTGCCGTCGCCATCCTCTCGATGCTCGTTACTCCCCTCGCCCTCGCCGCAGGTCCCCGGCTCGCGGCCGGGGCGGGCAAGCTTCGGGTGCTGTCGCGCCTGCTTGGCGTCCCCACTGCCGAAGAAGGCGCGACCCAAGACGGTGCGCGCTGGTCGGACCACGTGCTGATCGCCGGCTACGGCCTGACCGGCCAAGAGCTTGCCAAGTCGCTGCAGGAATGTCGAATACCCTTCGTCATCGCGGACGTGAATCCAAAGAACGTCCATCTCGCCAGGAGCCGCAACGAGCCAGCCTATTTCGGCGACGTTACCAGCGCCGAGGTGCTCGACTTTCTAGGTGCCAGTCGAGCGCGCGAAATCGTCCTGCTGGTCAACGACCCGGGGGCGGCTGAACGGGCCATAGCCGCCGTGCGCCAGGTGGCCCCGAAAGTCCATCTCGTGGTTCGGTCCCGCTACCTGGCCGACGTCAGACCGCTGCTTGCAGCCGGAGCAAGCGAGGTCATCGCCGCAGAGCTCGAGGCCGCAGTCGAGGTTGCCGCCCACATGCTCGGGCGCCACGGCGTACCCCTTGCGGACAAGGGGCGGCACCTTGGACGCATCCGGCAGCGCCGCGAGGAAGAGCCTGCCACCGACGCCCAGGCGGTGGTCCTCCCCTCTCGCCGTTGAGGCGAAACCAGCCCGCAGCCATCACCGGCTCAATCACGCGGAAACACGGGGAAGAGAGAGACGAATCTGCACGTCGGACCGCACCTTCAGGGTTCCCATCATGGCCTTGTAGGGGGTGATGCCGAAGTCCGGCTGATGCAGAGCCAGCGACAGCACCTGCCGGTCGCCCTGCAGCTCGGTCTTGACCTCGAGCTGCCTGCGCACGCCGTGCAGCTCGAGCTGCCCGCTCGCAGCATAGCCGCCGTCCTGCGAGCGCGACAGGGTGCTGGCCTCGAAACGGACTCGGGGGTGACGCCGCGCGTGCAGCACATCGTCGATGATGTTGCCGGCGATCTTCTCCTTGTCGCCCGGAGAAAGCGCGCGGCGATCTTCCGCGCCGTCACGCATCGCACACTCGACCCGCAGGGAACCGGCATCGAACTCGGCGGCGACGCAACCGGCGGCCTCGTCGACCTCGACGCGAAAGCGGGTCACGCGGATCTTCAGATCGTGCGCAATCTTCGATAAGAAGCCTTCCTTGAAGGTGTAGATCAGGCACTCGGCGTCGTGCTGGTCGTACTTGGACATGGGTCTTCCTCGGCGTTCCCACAACGGTTCATGGCTGTTCTGGCTCGACCGTTGCCGACAGGACCTCGTGACTCTCCGGCAGCTCGAGGTGGAACACCCCGCGTCCTTGGTCCGCTGACTCTCCACCGCACACCAAGGTCGGGTGCCGCCGTAACCGCTGTTCCACTTCGCCGGCCCGCTGCCGGCCGAGCCTGAGGTGAAGGCGTAACGGTGCGGCCAGGCGCCGGCTGCCACCGCTTGCCCGAAACCTGTAGCTGGCCACGAGCTCTATACTGTCGGATCGATCCCCGGGTCCACCTCGGGGGCTCGCCGGCCCCCCATGCACACTGTGCAGGTCGAGCAGCGAACAGGTACCCGCATAGGCTCCACCCGAGGAAGCGACAGCGGGCTGTTGCCTGGCACCGCACCCAAGCGCGCTAACCGCGGCCATGCTCGCAGCAGCGAGTCGATGGACCCAGGCTCGATACTCAAAGACTGGACGACTGGACATCGAGGGAGTCATTGCACCGATTCAACCATCACAATCCCTGGCAAGCGGTACGTGCCCTTTTGCGCACGCCCCGCTCGTGGAGCGAGCACTTGACCTGCAACGGCGTTCGAGCTAGCGGTCACGGCACAGGCAGCCGGAAACCAGATTCGCGTCTCGAAGACAGACCGAATTCCGTTGTGGGTGCCACATCACTTGGTGCGTGCACAGCTGCCATGGGCTGTGGGGCAGATCGTGATATACTGGATTATGTAGGTGGTGTATGCGAAAATCGTTGACCATTTCGAGCCTTTGTCTCCTCGTCGCCAGCTGCGGCGGGTCAGACGTCACCCCCGCGCCTAGATCCACCAATCCAGCGCCTGGGGCCGGCACCGGCGCGGGTGCCGGCGTGGGTACATCCGGCACCGGAACCGGCGCTACGGGTGGTATCGCAGGCGGCACGGGAACGGGTGCCGTCGCAGGCAGCGGCGTGGGTCTGGCCGGCACCGGCGTGGGCATGGCTGGCGCAGGCGGTATCGGCGCAGGCGGTATCGGTGCAGGCGGTATCGGTGCAGGCGGTATCGGTGCAGGCGGGGCGGGTGCCATGGGCCTTGGGGGCGTGGGCCCAGGCGCGGGCGGTATGGCCGGCCTCGGTGTTGGAGGCATGATGCCGCCGGTCGTTACGGGGCCTCCTGCCAGTGGCATCGAGCTCGTGAAACTGGACGCCAATCAGGCCGTAGGCGTTCCTCTCTTCAAGGGCGGCAGGCCCACGACCGCCAAGCAGCGTAAGGCCGTGATCGTCGGGGGCCGAGGCATGCTCATGCGCGCTTACTGGAAGCTGGGCCCCGGGTGGACCGCGCGCATGATCAAGGGCGTGCTCACCGTCCGATACCTGGACGGCAGCATGAAGCAGGTCGTCGACGACAAGCAGATCGCCGGCAAGGGCGATCCGAAGAAGATGGCGGGCGCCTTCAACTTTCGGCTCGAGAAGGCGGATGTTCGCGAGGGTATGGAAGTCCAGGTGGAGCTGTTCGAGGCGGGCCCGCCCATGGGTGCGCCGCCTCCCGTGCCCCCGAGGATTCCTGCAATCGGCACCCTGCCTGTGCCCGCCAAGGCCACGCCATCCCTGTTCGCAGGCGTGATGGTGCCCTTCCTGGGACTGAACGGAGAGACGCCGGCGCCTAGTGCCACCCCCGCGCAGCTCAAGAACCTCTCGGACTTCCTCTACGACATCTACCCGGTACAAGACGTCAAGCTGGAGGTGGTCGATCCGATTCGCCCGACGGAAATGCAGGGGATGGCTCCCTCGAGCTCGACCCAGCGTGCGCCCTACTGGTACGCCTTGCACAAGCTCTGCACCCAGATGGGTCGTGGGCCGGGAGTGCTTTACCAAGGCGTGGTGAACGCCAGCATCATGGGCATAGGCGTATCCGGATCCTCTCTCGGCCGGGGCGCGCCCATCGACCCCTCGCAGCCATGCCGGCGCAAGACGGTGATTGCGGTAAACTACTCGAGCGCCTCGCGTGGCATGTTTCCCAACCAGGTCGACGGCAAGCCGAGCACAACCGCTCACGAGTGGGGCCACAATCTGGGACGGCCGCATTCGCCCGGCTGCGGGGCCAGCAACACCGACACCATGTACCCGCACGGAGAAGGCTTGCTTGGCACCCAAGGGTTCCGAATGACGACGGAGGAGTTCTTCCACAGCCCGAAGCACAAGGACGTGATGACCTACTGCTACTGCACCACGCCGGACTGCGGAAGCACCCCGCGCTGGATCAGCGACTACGTGTACAACTCGATCTACCAGACGACAACCGAGCTAACCAAGTTCATAGGCACCACGCCAAAGCTCCACGGTCGCTCGGTCGTAGGCTTCATCGAGCCTGGTTTCAGCGGAATGTGGCTGAACAGCGCCGGACAGATGACCGACGACGACGACGTGCCCACGCCCACCCAGTACGCGGTGGTCTGGGTGCGCGGCCAGCCCAGCCCGCATCTGGCGGTGACGGTGGACGTGGACTCGGAAGGTCTTAGCTCACAGGTGAGCTTCAACCTGCCTCCGGGACCGACTCCCGATTACGCGGTGGTGGTCGTCGACGGCATCATGCGTCCGATCGACATGCGCTTCATCGACCGCGCCGACGCCAACTAGTACCTCGCCACGCCGTTGCCGGCGGGGCACTACAAGCCTGTTCACTAGGCGACGGGTGGGCATTGGGGCCCGTTGCCCATCCGGCCCATGGGCGTCCGCCGCTCTCGTGTGGCAGACTGAGCCTCCAATGAAGAATGGAGATCGGGGTGCCATGCGCAATCGCCTAGCTTGCTTGCTGTTCGCGTTGTTTGGTTGCTGGAGCTGTGGTGGTGACGACGGCTCCGGCGGTGGCGGAGCGGGCGGCGGCGCCCAGTGCGCGCAACTTCCGCCGCTGGCCATCCTGCAGCGAAACTGCCGGCGCTTGCAGGACGGTAGCCCCGAGGTCTGGGCCCGCTGCGTCGGAGGCCTGGCGCAAGACCACGGCAACGCCGTCGCAGTCGGAGCCGACGGTAGCATCTATATGGGATTTGGTGTGGGCGGACCGGACGCGCAGGACGCTGCCGTGCTCGCGAGCTGCTACGGCATAAGTGCTGCCGAGGTCGCCCAGGTCATGTTCGAGCAGACCCCCACCACCGCTGCCTCCCCAAGCGACCCTGGGATCGCCAAGTACAACAGCGCAGGAATCCTGGAGTGGGTGCGCACGGTCCCCGTGAATGGCCTGGGCGGGGAAGTGCTCTCGGTCGCCGCGCTCGGCGACCGAATCGTGATCGCCGGCGATTTTCACGGCACGGCCCAATTTGGTCCGGCGCAGACGCTGGGCTCCGAGTACACCGACTTGTTCGTGGCGGAGTACGACGCTCTGGGTACGTTGATCTGGGTCAAGTCCGCCAGCCTCATGCCCGATCCCGAACGCATGCTCACGCACGCGGAGGCGGAAAGCGTGGAGATCGATCCCCTCAGCGGAAACATCGTTGTCAGTGGCCAGTTCAGCGGCCTTCTTTCGTTCGCACCGGGCGTGCAGCTGCAAGCACAGGGTTCCACCGACCTGTTCCTGGCCGAGTACGATCCCACCGGCAACGTGCTGTGGGTAGATGAAGCCGGAGGCGACGGGGACGCATCCACGGGCAAGGACGTCACGATCGAGCCCGACGGCAGCGTGATGGTGATCGGAACGCTGGCGGGTGCCGGTGACGACCACCTGCTCGACAACCAGGGCAACCAGGTTGTGCTCCCGTCCTTTTCTGCCGGCGTTGGCTCGGACATGGTGCTGGCACACTACGACGCGGCAGGCGGCCTGCTGTGGGCTACCCATGCGGGGTACCCGAACCGCACCATGACAGGTACCGGGGTAAGTCACGACGCCAGCGGCAACGTCTACGTGACCGGGGCGTTTTCCGAGTGTGCGTTCTTCCCCCGCCAACCGCAGCTACCGGTACCGGCCAGCGTGCCGGTGAACATTGGCCCGCCCTTTGATCCCTCGTCCTCGTCACCGCCTCCCTGCCACGGCACGGGTGCATTCGAGGCCCTGACGGCGCCGGACGGCAACCTCGCCGAGCAGTACCTCGCAAAGTACTCCGAGCTGGGAGCGCTGCTCTGGGTCCAGGTCGCCGGCGGCCCGGGTTACGACGCTGGGGTCGCGGTGGAAGTATACCACCCGGCACCGGGCGCACCCGGCTTCGTCTATTTGGGTGGAACGATGCGGCAGTCGCTCGACTTCGGGCTACCGCCCAACCTTCAGAGCGCCTTCGCGATCGGCGAAAGTGCGCATAGCATCGCCAAGTTCGACCTCGAGGGGACGTTGCTGTGGGCTACCTCCGTGGGTGCGGATGGTGACAGCCAGCTGCACGACATCGCGCTCGACCCGCGAGACGGTGCGCCTGTTGGCGTAGGCGACTTCAACGGCTCGCTCCAGTACCCCTCGGGTGTGCTGCTGCAGTCGGTCCCCCCCGAAGTAATCCTCCGGGACGACATCGTGCTGTGGCGCCTGGGCCCCAACGGGCCGTAGTCGCCCCCTGGACGTCGCACCGCGCAAGCCCCCGTGAACGCACCTCTCTCGAGTTGGGCGCTTTTGGGGAACTCCTGGCGGTGGTCGAGCTGCAATGTGACGGCTCGGGCTCCGCAAGCGGCACAAGCATGCAGCGCTTTGTGCAGGATGCTGGTAGTGTCTCGGCGCAGCCATGGTCCACCGCAGTCCGCCACTCGTTCGCTGCCTTGCAATCGCGCCCACGCTGGTCGCCATCCTTACAGGCTCGGCCGCGGCCGACCCGCTCAAAGAGGCCGTGCAGCGGGAGCTGCCTGCGCTGGTGAGGGTCTACGAGCACCTGCATTCCCATCCCGAGCTCTCGTTCCAGGAGCGCCAGACCGCCGGCTACCTCGCTTCGGCACTGCGACGCATGGGCTTCACGGTTACCGAACGCATCGGTCGCTACCGGGACAAGAAGCTCACGTCGCACGGTTATGTGGCGATCCTGAACAACGGAAACGGCCCCACCGTACTGCTGCGCACGGACCTCGACGCGCTCCCGGTACAGGAAGAGACGGGCCTGCCCTATGCGAGCAAGGTCGAGGTGACCGACTCCGAGGGCAAGCGTGTGGGAGTGATGCACGCGTGTGGACACGACGTGCACATGACCGTGCAGCTTGGCGCGGCTAGGCTGCTGGCGCTGCGGCGTGACGAGTGGCAAGGCACGCTCATGCTGGTCGGCCAGCCCGCCGAAGAACGCGGGGCCGGCTCGCGCGCCATGCTCGACGCCGGGCTGTACCGTCGCTTTGGTCGCCCCGACTACGCCCTGGCGCTGCACGTGGCGGCCGATCTGCCGGCCGGGCAGATCGGTTATCGAGCAGGCTTCGCCCTGGCCAACGTGGACTCGGTCGATATCACGGTGCGCGGACGAGGCGGCCACGGGGCATATCCTCACATGACGCTGGACCCGGTGGTGATCGCCGCCCGGATCGTGGTTGCGCTGCAGACCCTGGCCAGCCGGGAGGTGGCGCCCATCGACCCGGCAGTGGTGACCGTGGGCTCGATCCATGGCGGCACAAAGCACAATGTGATCCCCGACGAGGTCAAGCTCCAGCTGACCGTGCGATCCTACAAAGAGCAGGTGCGCAAGCAGCTGCTCGACGGCATCCGGCGCATTTCGCGGGAAGTGGCACGTTCCGCGGGTGTAGCGGCCAAGCTGCTGCCCACGGTGAGGCTTCGCGACGAGTTCACACCCGCGACCTACAACGACCCCACCCTCGTGGATCGCCTGGTGCCGGTGCTAAGGGGCGTGCTCGGCGAGGATCGCGTCGTGCCCCGAGACCCGGTGCTGGGTGGGGAGGATTTCGGCCGCTTCGCCGACAAAGGCAAGATCCCGATCGCCATGTTCTGGCTCGGCGCGGTGGATTCCAAAGTTCATCGCAGGCACCAAAGAAAGGGGCGGCCGCTGCCGTCGCTGCACTCGAGCCTGTTCGCTCCAAAGCCCAGGCCGGCGATCGCCACCGGCATCATCGCCCTGGTTCAGTCGGTCATGGAGCTTGCGCCGGCACCGCGCCTGCAGTCGATCGAGCCGCT belongs to Pseudomonadota bacterium and includes:
- a CDS encoding amidohydrolase, translated to MVHRSPPLVRCLAIAPTLVAILTGSAAADPLKEAVQRELPALVRVYEHLHSHPELSFQERQTAGYLASALRRMGFTVTERIGRYRDKKLTSHGYVAILNNGNGPTVLLRTDLDALPVQEETGLPYASKVEVTDSEGKRVGVMHACGHDVHMTVQLGAARLLALRRDEWQGTLMLVGQPAEERGAGSRAMLDAGLYRRFGRPDYALALHVAADLPAGQIGYRAGFALANVDSVDITVRGRGGHGAYPHMTLDPVVIAARIVVALQTLASREVAPIDPAVVTVGSIHGGTKHNVIPDEVKLQLTVRSYKEQVRKQLLDGIRRISREVARSAGVAAKLLPTVRLRDEFTPATYNDPTLVDRLVPVLRGVLGEDRVVPRDPVLGGEDFGRFADKGKIPIAMFWLGAVDSKVHRRHQRKGRPLPSLHSSLFAPKPRPAIATGIIALVQSVMELAPAPRLQSIEPLP
- a CDS encoding SBBP repeat-containing protein produces the protein MRNRLACLLFALFGCWSCGGDDGSGGGGAGGGAQCAQLPPLAILQRNCRRLQDGSPEVWARCVGGLAQDHGNAVAVGADGSIYMGFGVGGPDAQDAAVLASCYGISAAEVAQVMFEQTPTTAASPSDPGIAKYNSAGILEWVRTVPVNGLGGEVLSVAALGDRIVIAGDFHGTAQFGPAQTLGSEYTDLFVAEYDALGTLIWVKSASLMPDPERMLTHAEAESVEIDPLSGNIVVSGQFSGLLSFAPGVQLQAQGSTDLFLAEYDPTGNVLWVDEAGGDGDASTGKDVTIEPDGSVMVIGTLAGAGDDHLLDNQGNQVVLPSFSAGVGSDMVLAHYDAAGGLLWATHAGYPNRTMTGTGVSHDASGNVYVTGAFSECAFFPRQPQLPVPASVPVNIGPPFDPSSSSPPPCHGTGAFEALTAPDGNLAEQYLAKYSELGALLWVQVAGGPGYDAGVAVEVYHPAPGAPGFVYLGGTMRQSLDFGLPPNLQSAFAIGESAHSIAKFDLEGTLLWATSVGADGDSQLHDIALDPRDGAPVGVGDFNGSLQYPSGVLLQSVPPEVILRDDIVLWRLGPNGP
- a CDS encoding M1 family metallopeptidase → MRRVGRQVAPGKLARIALAALAAGATSSTVAAQDVAGEGRALSPRNANYAIEVTLDPGAKILTGKQTVTWRNTQHKATDELWLHLYWNAWRNSESTWLREDQIRGRSEYGKHKIPGKDAWSYLLVQSAQLVQEHVRTDLMAGRRYAAPDDGNPNDRTVLVFSLPAPVQPGQSVQLEMTWRAKIPRTFARTGFRGDFFFIAHWFPKLGVFEPEGWNCHQYHAGTEFFSDYGNYDVRITLPERFKVAATGRRRSKTPVSDGMVTHRFQQADVHGFAWTASPDYVTKQDTFSEPGLPPVELSLFLQPEHLAQAARHLAATKATLKLYGTWYGPYPYGHLTIIDPAYGAGAGGMEYPTLFTAGTRLFNPPGGGRPEGVTVHEAGHQFWYGLVGNNEFEHAWIDEGINTFSAGRVMDVAFGRRAYVKRYFNPAKTRRGGFFPLLFPEIRLSRMVHANGLPGYRSAAISDAQSRPTFQYFPKTGARLSYGKTALWLSTLERYLGWKTLQRILSTFFERYRFKHPRPRDFFAVANEVSGRDLGWFFEQVYYGSDAFDYAVSYVSSTAIRPRGWVGPDDELSYRAGKPGAASGAAGVNYRTRVVVARKGGAVFPVNVLMVFDNGEKLLKKWDGKYRWVMFEETRPSKLDYAAVDPERVLLLDVNYRNNSRLLVSRAGLPATKWASKWLLWLQDFLLVFSYFV
- a CDS encoding cation:proton antiporter, encoding MSELIILRDLAVIFGVGVCVVVLLRKLGVPTIAGFIVAGVLVGPHTLGLVDDVHKVEVLAEVGVALLLFGIGLEIDLARLRQLWHPVILGGALQMSLSVSAATVIAVRYGLAVNSAIFAGCLIGVSSTAIVLRGLEARGEADAPHGRFTLGILVFQDLSVVPMMLAIPLLAGAESPAGTILMALLKTVGVLCGVLISAWFLVPRLLHWIANTRQRELFVLMVFLVSMGTAWVASEAGVSLSLGAFLAGLVVAGSEYRHQAMADLIPFREVLTSLFFVSIGMLFDPGTLWERPATVLGLLSAIVAGKFVVVFLTGTLMRLAVQVNVLAGLALCQVGEFSLVLLHAAEGTGLLDGSLAANLLAVAILSMLVTPLALAAGPRLAAGAGKLRVLSRLLGVPTAEEGATQDGARWSDHVLIAGYGLTGQELAKSLQECRIPFVIADVNPKNVHLARSRNEPAYFGDVTSAEVLDFLGASRAREIVLLVNDPGAAERAIAAVRQVAPKVHLVVRSRYLADVRPLLAAGASEVIAAELEAAVEVAAHMLGRHGVPLADKGRHLGRIRQRREEEPATDAQAVVLPSRR
- a CDS encoding YceI family protein — encoded protein: MSKYDQHDAECLIYTFKEGFLSKIAHDLKIRVTRFRVEVDEAAGCVAAEFDAGSLRVECAMRDGAEDRRALSPGDKEKIAGNIIDDVLHARRHPRVRFEASTLSRSQDGGYAASGQLELHGVRRQLEVKTELQGDRQVLSLALHQPDFGITPYKAMMGTLKVRSDVQIRLSLPRVSA
- a CDS encoding isoaspartyl peptidase/L-asparaginase, which produces MIRTAAALLFIMGCSGTRAPAAAEPSRGRLQASPHSGQPHGSAQPHGSAQPHYSEPDPSGPQQAPGPRPAWVIVVHGGAGSRPAVPDHERLQRYLEQVRAALRIGQQHLAAGGTSLDAVEKAVRYMEDRPEFNAGKGAVYNRDAQHELDASIMEGKTLGCGAVAGVRTVKNPITAARMVMERTPHVLLGGAGADRFAAEQGLELVAQDYFDSPRRREQLELHLASEHGTVGAAALDRHGNLAAATSTGGMTGKKFGRIGDSPIIGAGTYANNATCAISATGHGEEFIRHSVAHEVSALIAYRGLSLRDAASEVIFKRLPEASGGIIGVSHTGEAAAVFSTGRMYRGIADANGRFEVAAD